Genomic DNA from Triticum dicoccoides isolate Atlit2015 ecotype Zavitan chromosome 4B, WEW_v2.0, whole genome shotgun sequence:
CTGTagtcactcgaccatatgaggaatcactcgacctactgaaggccAGGAGTCGCTCAGCACTGCAACGGTCatacattcactccgtagtctttaaggtcattaataacACTTAtgactggcgttatcagtaacgcccctactttatgtacattaagccccttgtaatggaggctggctggggtcccggcgcactctatataagccaccccctcctatggcacaagggttcgcaccccctgtaacatcacacatataattcagtcgaccacctccggacaccgagacgtagggctattacttcctccgcgaagggcctaaactcgtaaacccTGTGTGTACACCtttaccatagctgagatcttaccTCTCCATACATACTCCCCCcgttttctactgtcagtcttagaaccacgacagcgagCACTCGTCGCCGCGCCAAAACAGGCGATCGACACGCTGCAGACACTTTTTTAGCACGCCGTGTGTTGGCCGCCTGTTGGATATGCTGTGAGCAAAAAAAGGTTGTAGATATATGATGATATCCGAAAACACAAGTGTGGATGGCTATGAACGTGAGTCCCCGGAGTCAAAGTAGAGCGCGACTCGGAATCCGGTTTGAACCACTCTTCTGAACGGCTCGGCTCTGCTCACACCGCCGCCCCGAACGTTCGTTCAGAATCGCCTTCGTAGTTCACCCTCGGCCTCGCCCCAACCGACCCAGAAGTAGAACACCCGCGATCACCGGCGCGCACCGTCCCCGAGTCCGATCGAGCTTCGTCCAAGGGCATCGCATCCTATAGCCGTCCCCCCGGTCCGCCCCTCCCGTCCACCCCACCAAACCCTAACCCCAGCGGTCGCCATGGGCAGCGGAGAGGGTCCCGTCTCGCCGCGGTCCACCTCCAGGCGCCACCGCCGGTCGTACGGCGACGGCGGGGACGAGGCCTCCTCCCCGAAGCGCCAGAAGCGTAGCCATCACCACCGCCACCACGGCCACGGCCACGGGGACAGGGGAGACCAGCAGGCGGGCTCGCGGTCGCGGATGTCGGCAGCGAAGCCGGGGGAGCGCGAGGTAGAGGATGGTGAGATAGTAgacgatgccgccgccgccgcctccagggGGCCGGATGCCGGCTTCGGCAAGGCGGGGTCGGTGTTCGGCGGTCTGGCACCTGCTCCGGTCTGTTCCGAACCCCCGTCCTTTGCGTTCCCGTTCGGTATAGGTTATTTTCGTTACCCTTTTCCATTGATCCATAATTAGTTGCTCATTTATCGTGTTGGTGCTTGGTGTGATATTTTTAATGCTGTTGGCACACACAACATTATCTGGTATGATGGCAGAGGATTTGCAGATCAACAAAATAAAATCTGGTATTAACTTGAGAAGGCAAGCGTCTTAGTTTTGTTAGCTGTTAAATGAATTTAAATATTACTACATTGAAATTCCATTAATTTATTCAAAGTTCTAGTGTTTACTCGGTTATTTGAAGCACATTTATTAACCACTGGCACAAAAAGCAGCAGCTATTGTTTAGTTTCCTCTGTGATGATAAATCAAGGACAGCTTACTCTGTTCTACGCTTTGCTGCACAAAGAAAAAGGAATTCAAGAGTTTCCGATCTCTGCCTTGAAGTAATTTTGTTCAAACAATCAAACACCCTGGGAAAAGCTAAAACAagtattcttatttatttatttttgaattttcacGCCCGGGGGGTGGGGGGAGCGTTTCCGCACCTGAACTATCATTAAAGTGGGCAATTTACTTTTTGTAATAATCAAAAACTGGCATGAGCCTTTTCATATTATTCTTTGTTTTCTGATGAAGAAACTATTCTTTGTTACCTATTATATTCTAATAACTGACAAGATTGTTGGCATATTCTTGAGATGTAAGCTGTTTAACCGTAGATTCCACTTGATAAGTACAATAAACTGGGCCAAGCTTACTCACATAGAGCTGCAGGCTTTCCCACATAGCCTTGTTTTTCCTATTTTTCTGGTCATGCTTTTATTGTAGGAAAAGGCTTTTAGTCATCCTTGCTTTTCTACTTTTGGTTAATTGGTGAACTCACTTTGAAACTTACAACTGTAGGGATGTGATGACAAATTTGATGCAAACAAGAAGTGTAGAGAGGCTAACCACAGAAAGAGATCTGAGGAAATCGAGGAACAATCTTGCAAGTAAGGTTTCTCATATATGGTTAACTCATTCTCATGTTTTTGTTCTTATTCCATTTTTTAATTAATGTTTTGTGATGGTTTCAGGGAGGAAGATCAAAGTGATTTCGAACACTTTGCAAAGCAAGAAGAAGATGATCTTAAAAAAACTAAGGAGGAAGCAAGAAAGAGGATGGATGCTATTCTGGAGAAGCACCGGCAACGCCAGTTTCAGAAGGAACACCAGGGACCTGTGCCTTTCCATGATAGTACAGGTAACCTGCTTTTATTAAAAACAGAACCAAATTTCTGTGTGACATATTTTTTTTGTTATGTAGAAGTTAAGTTTAAACATATTTTAGTAACTGAGCTTCGTCATTGGCAGAAGTAACATCACTGGATAGAGATGCTGCTACCACTGAAGTAAAAGATGCCAATTCAGTCACTGTAATTGTTGATGAAAAATCCTACACTCTGGGGATGACTCCTCCTATCCAGCCTAACATTTCAATAAACTCGGGGATATCTGGTGATCAATGGACGGCATGTGTTTCAGGTTTTCAAGAGGGCATTCCTAAGGTAATAATCCTTTTGATGCAGTTGATTGTTCACTTACCCTTTTCTCAGCTAGGGTTTTTACTTACATCTTTGAAATTTTACAGGGTGATAGATCTTCAGATATACTTTGCGATGATATTTTTGGAGCATCTCCTATTACAGTTCAGAAATTGGTATGTTTTCTAGTATTCTTCATCTGAACTATTATTTCCACTGAAATTTCTTACTTCAATGTTTTGCCATCTTCTTTGTGCTCAGAACAGTCTTGGTAATCCATTGGCAATTTTATCTTTTACTCTATTGGTAGGAAGCTCTCAGCAGTATATTATTTTGTGCTCACCTATTGATAGTTGTGTTGTGTAGGGTAATCTAGATGGTATGCATGCCAGGAAAAATTCACTTCGCGACAACTGGGATGatgagcatggatattacagtaagCTCTATCAATCTTTCCTTTCCATTTCATATCTACTtctaagttactcctttataattcAAACTTTTTTGTATTTTATACAGAGTACTACTTAGGGGAAGTGCTAGATGGTCATTACAGAATTACAGCAGGCTCTGGGAAGGGAGTTTTCTCAACAGTTGTCCAGGCAAAGGATCTGAAAGCCGGGAAAAATGATCCTGAAGAAGTAGCTATCAAAATTATCTGCAATGAAAAAGAAAGGTAAGCTGAGTTCATTACAACTTCTTCCCTTCTGAGGCCATATATTCAACAGGGAAAATAACATTTGACCCTGTAAATTGCATTTTGATTGTACAGGTACAAATCTGGTAAGAGGGAGGTTTCTGTACTGGAAAAATTGTCAAGTGCAGATCGTGAAGACAAACGACACTGTGTCCGGTTTATTTCTAGTTTCATGTATCGGGATCATCTCTGTTTAGTTCTTGAATCCCTTCATATGAATCTTCGTGAGGTTATAAAGAAATTTGGTCGTGATATAGGGCTGAAGCTTACTGCTGTAAGGACGTACTCAAAACAGCTTTTCATTGCATTGAAGCACCTAAAGGATTGCAGTATCCTCCATTGTGATATTAAACCAGATAATATACTGGTATGTCCGCTTTCCAAGTATCTTATTATATTTGGTAGAGCTTGTACTTGCAGAGCTTATTTTAAGCTTTGAGAAAAGCCTAATAAGTCATACCAATGGTTAACCTTTATGTTAATTGTATGCTGGAACCTACAAGTTTCTCTAACTGCCTCATTTTGCAGGTAAATGGGTCTAGAAACTTGTTGAAACTGTGTGATTTTGGTAGTGCTTTGCCTGCCGGAATAAATGATATCACACCAATTCTTGTGAGCCGCTTCTACCGGGCACCTGAGATAAGTGAGTTATTTACTTGACATGTACAATCATTTCATTAGATTTTCTTATATAAATTCAAAAAATAATCACCTGCATGCCAACATAGTAATTTGTTATCCTCCTGCAGTTCTTGGATTGCCGTACGACCATTCATTGGATATGTGGTCAGTAGGCTGTTGCCTATATGAACTTTACACAGGAAAAATCTTATTTCCTGGTGGGAAGAACAATGGCATGCTTTGGCTTCACATGGAATTGAAGGGTCCATTCCCTAAGAAGATGCTTCGAAAGGTGAGATATGATGCTGATTTCTTTTTTCATATGATGTACTTATCTCTTATGCGTATTCTAGAGAACAAAGTATGGTAGTGTTTGAGTttgtatttcctagtcttcttctcTCTTAACAGAATTAATGTTTCTAATTATACAGGGAGCCTTTACAACTCAACGCTTTGACCAGGACCTTAATTTCCATGCCACTGATGAGAATCTGATGATGAAAAAGGTATGCTGATTATTTGTTTATACCTTGTTGAACTGACGATATACTCTGTTTTAGTGTGTTCTGTTAAAGAAAATTGAATCTGTGTCTTTATTCTGGCAGGCTGTGAACAAACTGTGTATGAACGTTAAACCAAAGGGTGTTGGCGGAAAAATATCAAGCTTCGCAGGCGAGGATCCGAAAATGCTGTCCAGTTTTAAAGATCTCCTGGAGAAAATATTTGTGCTAGATCCGCAGAAGAGGCTTACTGTGTCACAAGCACTTAGCCACCCATTTATTACTGGCAAGTGAAATCAAGACGATCAATACTTCTCGGTTGTAATATTGTTGAATGCTGTAGCTTCTTTGAACTAAGTTTTGGATTCAACCTGTCTAACCGACCGGCGGTTATGTAGCTTTAGGATCATATAGCACATACATATAGACGAAGCATGGAATGGATGGCTATCTTGTCTTGAGCCTCTTATGTAATACTGGCATCCACACATTGCTGTCTTTGGTAACTGTTATTATATCAGCCTCAAAGACCAGGATTTTTTCCTTCGTTTGACAAGTTGAATTAATCAGTGTTTGATACGTGAGCAAACTTGTTGGCAAATTGAAAGTTCATATTTAGAGATGCATCTAAAGCGTTTTTTTTCTTTGATTAGGCCTACCTGTATATGTCTGAATCTTTTCACTTGCTCAGGATGGTGCTAGATGCTTTCAGCTTTCTTCCGCTTCCTTTTTTTTCTGTGAAAATATAGGACTTATTTCAAAGGAAAGAAATGATTTGGCGCGTTTTGGgtaagttttttcttcttttttctttgcaAGAATACAGATAGCCTAGGCAATGGGCCGCTGTTTCTGGGCTGACGCTAGCGCAAGCGAAGGCGATACGGCCCACACCCGTGCCCCGGAGCGCGCACGCCGGGGGTTTTGGCGGGAAATTCACGCGTCACTAAGCGCTGCGGGCCCGCTGTGTCAGTGACCCGTATCACAGTGGAGGCCAAACCCTTCTTCCCCTTTCCCGTCCTCTCCCCCACATCCACCCCACCCCATTTTCCCCTCCGCCTCGCTCAAACCGCGAACAGCAtcgacacggcggcggcggcggcgggcgaagcAGGCGGAGGAAGCGCCGAGAGAGCACGCAATGCCGCCTAAATCGGACAGCGTCGAAGGTATGCCCCCCGGTCGATCCAACCCTATCCACTCCCGATTTGAGCTCCCCCCCGCTCGATTCCGCCCCCAATTCCACCAACCCCATGCTCGGTCTTGTGGGTGTATCCGGCCGCCATGTTCCTGACCACCTTGTCTCGGTTTCCTGTGCAGGAATCGTCCTCAACTTCGTCAACGAGGTAACGAACACCCCCCTCCGCTAAAACCCTCCCTCCCCACTTAAACCCCAGATTGCCCGCCTCCGCTCAGGGGCCAACCTTGTGCCTGCCGCCGCCGCGTTTGCGCGACGAGGGTTGGGAGGTTTCCTCCCCCATTCTGCATCCTGTGGTGTTTTGTCCCGTGTGGCAATGTTTGTGAACTTTAGCAGGGGATGCGTGGTTCTGTACCGAACGATGCTAGGTAGGTTCTGCATCAGTACCCGTTATACATGTTATATAATAAATGGCAAGCGACGTATGGAGGCGATGATTATTCGTGCAGAGGTTCGTCGTGACAGATTTTTCTATGCTGGCTGTCATCGGTAGTTGCTTTGTGAGAGGCAACTTGAACAATTCTGAGTTATGTTAAATACCACAGTAGTCAGTCCAGATAATCGGTCTATGCGCATTCCATTACTTTGTTTATCATAGCGTTGACAGAATCCAAAGGACTGAAGCTCTCTTATTCTTCAGTTCACACCAGTCTTTAGGATTTGGTGATGGCTCCTAATACTGAAAATTGTCTCAAGTTGAGAAAATGTTTCATTTCAGCATGCCTTGCATTCTGGTCCGCGGATGTTTCAATGTAGCCAACGTAGTTCATTATTAACTTCTCCTTTGAGCTGTTTCCCCTCTATTTAACGATTTACTCTCCATAGAAGTATCCGTCTCTGACTTTGTATGAAAAGTACGCTGATTGTGACTGGAAGTCAAGTGCTTACAAATGGATACACTAGTGTTTCCAGATAAATTTTTCACTTTTCAGTATAGGCTTTTTTCCATAAGCAGTATAGGTCATTTTATTTTGGTATCTTAAAGGTGTTACAATTATATGGAGCTGAAGCATTACTGCAGTGCTGCATGAGTTATCATTATCATCGTTAGTTTCACACCGATGTTTCCTTTCAGACACCGTTCTTACATCAGTTTGGTTAGAACCAATCATCCATGCAAAGTGAGAACATTATTTGTAAAAGAAGTTGTATATCATGCGTGAACTTTATGCAAAATATCAAGAGATGAATTAAGTGGTCGGTTAGATTATTTCAGATTATTCTGTCTCCACTCTATGTTTGGTACCGTAGCTCCAATCTTTACCAATTACCATACTAGGCAATAATGATGAGTGGACTATTGCTACGATTCTGCAGCAAAACAGGCCATTGAATTCTCAGAATGTGGCTGATGCACTACAGAAGTTTAGTCTTAAGAAGACTGCAGTGCAAAAAGGACTGGATGCATTGGCTGACAGTGGTCAAATATCCTTCAAGGAGTATGGCAAGCAGAAAATCTACCTTGCTCGGCAAGACCAGTTTGACATTCCAAATGGGGAGGAACTTGAGGAGATGAAGAAAGCAAATAGCAAGCTACAGGAAGAACTCGCAGAACAAAAGAAAATTACTAGTGAGGTCGAATCTGGTAAGCTCTGTTTGGTGCCATGGTCTTTGTGGTCTTTCTCAATGCAGTAAGCAACTATTAGTGGTAGCTAAGTACAAATCCTATCGCAGAGATAAAAAGTCTACAGTCAAACTTGACACTGGAAGAGATTAGGTCAAAGGAGGCCAGATTACAAAGTGAGGTATGTGTGCATGTCACTATGCTTCTTAGTGCGCATGTGTGTGTTTGTTCAACCAAGTTTTGACGGCAGAGCTCATGTTTATGCAGGTCCAGGAAATGGAAGAAAAATTAAAGAAATTGCAGAGTGGTGTGATCTTGGTGAAACCTGAAGACAAGAAGATAATTGAAGAGACCTTCTCTGAGAAAGCTAACCAGTGGAGAAAGCGAAAGAGGATGTTCAAGGAGCTATGGGATAATATCACTGAGAATAGCCCCAAAGACCAGAAGGAATTTAAGGTTCTTGTTGCCCCTTCTTGTTTTACCTTTGACACTTGATTTTGGCACTTGAATGGCCGGCTGTAACTGGTAGTTGTTTAGTTCATCTGTTGTCACTGCTTGTCAGTCAGCTTTCCAGTATTGCTTTCACCCTACCAGCCATCGTATCGATGAATAATATTTGTGTGTGCAGGAAGAACTTGGTCTTGAGTATGATGAAGATGTGGATGTGAACTTCCAACCGTACAGTGAAATGCTGGCGAGTCTCAACAAAAGGAGAAAAGTTTCTCGCTGAGGATGTAGGGCGCATGGGAGTATCTCAGATCAGATGTATGTCATCAGCCAAACAGCTCCATGGTTTTGCTAGTTTCTTAGTCAGGGTGTTTGTTGTAGTTTGTCCAGACAGATGATGTTCGTCAGCTGATGATACTGGTAGCTTCAGTAGTAGATTATCTGAGGTTTGCAGCATGTTTTGAACCAGTCATGTAATATAACTTCTTCACCATCTTAAATTATATCGAGGCATCTTATCACTGACGACATAAGCTTCCTGTGTTTGCTCTCTGTTCTTCGGTGAAAAATCAGAATCATATTAATATTTACTTTCCCAAATCGATATTTACATCGCATACACAAAATTTAGTAATGAATGATCTGCAATATATAGCTGCAAAAAGTTCAACTGTTATCAATACAACTGAATCAAGAAACCATATCTGCTATGTGCTATGGCCATATGGCTGGAGCTATGCTGCTAGAGTCTTCTGTTGGTCCTGACTGAAGCCGGCCTGCTCCTGGGCGTATCCTGCCCTTCTCCGTGCTTCTTCTCCGGGAGATCCTCTGCGTCTGAGCTGTAGTTCGGAACATGTCCGATCCTTCCGAATTTCTTTGCATCGGCCAGATCCTCGTCGCCGTGGAGCATCTCGTCGTCGACATGCGCCCTTCCTGGGTTCCTCCTGTGCCTGTCGTCGGTGCTGCTGGACCCTGCTCGCGAGAGCTCTATGGCAGCcttggcggcggcggccgccgtggCAGCCGATTCGAACGCGGCCTGCGCCGCCTCTTCCACGTCCTTGAATGTCAGCTTCGAGGCGGCCTTGTCTCCCTCCGGCCCCTCGGCCCGCGGCGTCGCGTGCCGCCGctcggcgtcgtcgtcgtcgtcgtgccTCTTCTTCCtgtggccatggccatggccatggtggGAGCGGCGGGCCGGATCCTCGTGGTGGTAGGAGTCGGCGGCGTCGCTGTGGAGGCGCACGGGGATGTCTTTGTCGGCGCCGATCTCGAGGAGCACCATCTGGCGGCTCTCGAGGCTGGGCAGCGCGGTGGAGAGCCGCTGCACGAGCTTGGCGTTGACGCCGCAGCCGGCgcggagctcggcggcggcggacgcgaAGCCCCGGCCGAACCTGGCGGCGAGGAGGGCGCGGGCCTCCTGCAGCTCGGGGAGGTCCCCGCAGCGCGCCGCCGCGTAgcagagccccgccgccgcctcccgcagcTCCTCGGGGCAGTCGCGGTGCGCGTCGTCGAGCAGGGCGGAGCGGTCGGCGAGGAGCGCGCAGTAGGCGTCGAGCAGGAGGAGGACGTCGAGCGTGTCCCGCTCCCGGATGACCTGCTCGGCGCGGAGGAGGGCCCGGTCCGGGTGGCCCTGCCGGAGCAGCTGCTCCACGTCCCCCCGCGCCTGCGCGCAGCGCACCTCCCGGTGCGCGCGCACCACGGCGATCCGCTTCGTGGCCAGGTGCAGCAGGGACTTGAGCCGCGCCGTCTGCTTGGAGGTTCGGCCCAGCAGCACGTCCAGCGTCCTCCCCATCGCCGCCGGTCGAGTCGGCTGGCGATGGCTGATCGAGCGGAGGGCGCGAGGTGCGTGGTGATCAGGTGGTTTTGGCCTGGTGTTTTATACCCCACTCCGTGCGGCGCGAGGTGTGAGTCGGAAGGAGAAAAATAATTAATTCGGACGCGGGAAGGAGGTGATCGGCGTTTGCTTTGCGGCCAAGGCGTTGTCCAGGGCGGCGAGGCCGACGTGCATTCAAACGCCCTCCTTTCCCGGTCGACTGGTCGAGTGAGTAGACGCGTGCGTGCCCACCAGCGAGCTGAGACCGTTTCCGTTGGTTCGGCCGGGGCCAGAAACACCAACGACACGGACCGATCGGCCGCGGGTTTCGACCGGCAGCCGCCACGTCGGTACGTACGATCCTCCTCCTTCTCGTTTGACTGGGCTACCGTGACTTGGTGGTTTTGGGGGGTTTTCCGGGGAAAGCGACGGCGGGCCGGCTGCGGGTGGAGA
This window encodes:
- the LOC119294803 gene encoding uncharacterized protein LOC119294803 — encoded protein: MGRTLDVLLGRTSKQTARLKSLLHLATKRIAVVRAHREVRCAQARGDVEQLLRQGHPDRALLRAEQVIRERDTLDVLLLLDAYCALLADRSALLDDAHRDCPEELREAAAGLCYAAARCGDLPELQEARALLAARFGRGFASAAAELRAGCGVNAKLVQRLSTALPSLESRQMVLLEIGADKDIPVRLHSDAADSYHHEDPARRSHHGHGHGHRKKRHDDDDDAERRHATPRAEGPEGDKAASKLTFKDVEEAAQAAFESAATAAAAAKAAIELSRAGSSSTDDRHRRNPGRAHVDDEMLHGDEDLADAKKFGRIGHVPNYSSDAEDLPEKKHGEGQDTPRSRPASVRTNRRL
- the LOC119294802 gene encoding serine/threonine-protein kinase prp4-like isoform X1, coding for MGSGEGPVSPRSTSRRHRRSYGDGGDEASSPKRQKRSHHHRHHGHGHGDRGDQQAGSRSRMSAAKPGEREVEDGEIVDDAAAAASRGPDAGFGKAGSVFGGLAPAPGCDDKFDANKKCREANHRKRSEEIEEQSCKEEDQSDFEHFAKQEEDDLKKTKEEARKRMDAILEKHRQRQFQKEHQGPVPFHDSTEVTSLDRDAATTEVKDANSVTVIVDEKSYTLGMTPPIQPNISINSGISGDQWTACVSGFQEGIPKGDRSSDILCDDIFGASPITVQKLGNLDGMHARKNSLRDNWDDEHGYYKYYLGEVLDGHYRITAGSGKGVFSTVVQAKDLKAGKNDPEEVAIKIICNEKERYKSGKREVSVLEKLSSADREDKRHCVRFISSFMYRDHLCLVLESLHMNLREVIKKFGRDIGLKLTAVRTYSKQLFIALKHLKDCSILHCDIKPDNILVNGSRNLLKLCDFGSALPAGINDITPILVSRFYRAPEIILGLPYDHSLDMWSVGCCLYELYTGKILFPGGKNNGMLWLHMELKGPFPKKMLRKGAFTTQRFDQDLNFHATDENLMMKKAVNKLCMNVKPKGVGGKISSFAGEDPKMLSSFKDLLEKIFVLDPQKRLTVSQALSHPFITGK
- the LOC119294802 gene encoding serine/threonine-protein kinase prp4-like isoform X2, with product MGSGEGPVSPRSTSRRHRRSYGDGGDEASSPKRQKRSHHHRHHGHGHGDRGDQQAGSRSRMSAAKPGEREVEDGEIVDDAAAAASRGPDAGFGKAGSVFGGLAPAPGCDDKFDANKKCREANHRKRSEEIEEQSCKEEDQSDFEHFAKQEEDDLKKTKEEARKRMDAILEKHRQRQFQKEHQGPVPFHDSTVTSLDRDAATTEVKDANSVTVIVDEKSYTLGMTPPIQPNISINSGISGDQWTACVSGFQEGIPKGDRSSDILCDDIFGASPITVQKLGNLDGMHARKNSLRDNWDDEHGYYKYYLGEVLDGHYRITAGSGKGVFSTVVQAKDLKAGKNDPEEVAIKIICNEKERYKSGKREVSVLEKLSSADREDKRHCVRFISSFMYRDHLCLVLESLHMNLREVIKKFGRDIGLKLTAVRTYSKQLFIALKHLKDCSILHCDIKPDNILVNGSRNLLKLCDFGSALPAGINDITPILVSRFYRAPEIILGLPYDHSLDMWSVGCCLYELYTGKILFPGGKNNGMLWLHMELKGPFPKKMLRKGAFTTQRFDQDLNFHATDENLMMKKAVNKLCMNVKPKGVGGKISSFAGEDPKMLSSFKDLLEKIFVLDPQKRLTVSQALSHPFITGK
- the LOC119294804 gene encoding homologous-pairing protein 2 homolog, which translates into the protein MPPKSDSVEGIVLNFVNEQNRPLNSQNVADALQKFSLKKTAVQKGLDALADSGQISFKEYGKQKIYLARQDQFDIPNGEELEEMKKANSKLQEELAEQKKITSEVESEIKSLQSNLTLEEIRSKEARLQSEVQEMEEKLKKLQSGVILVKPEDKKIIEETFSEKANQWRKRKRMFKELWDNITENSPKDQKEFKEELGLEYDEDVDVNFQPYSEMLASLNKRRKVSR